The following nucleotide sequence is from Drosophila kikkawai strain 14028-0561.14 chromosome 2L, DkikHiC1v2, whole genome shotgun sequence.
ATAAACAATTCTGAAAACATGGCTTCAaatgtttgtttataaaaacatAACTTAAAACCTAAACTTAATAATTGTCAATTATCCAAttggttttgttgtttttgttttcgtatTCGTTTTTGagaagttgaaggaaaaaactaatacaaattatacaattacTCAATGTCTAAAATCAAGTTTACCTTATTTTCAACAGAAACTACCAAAGAGTCTACtctaaaaacaataaaataaacaaatacaatttaaatacatttttctaacaaaattacataaatcaatttaagaAACTATCGAATAACAGAATTCAAAATGtacttgtaaaaatattaaaattcatattaaaaaaaatgtttttttttttttgaaacatctaaataaaatcttttatgaaataattataaacttaTGATATTTTTGTAAGAATTTTGTGTAATAACAAGTGTGGTTTCCAAAAATGACTTTCTGGGCATCACAGGCTCTCTAAAAATACATTAGATTATATTATATGGAttggcattaaaaaaaatcaacttttcatttcaataaatattttgtacaCATATATTTAACTTCAGGGTATTATTGACTTGGCAGACACAGAACAATATGGAGCAACGTGTTTTTcttaacaatataaaaatggggatgtatatacacatatatgttGTAAAACAGCCAGTAGTTTTGATCTCGATCCTAGTTGGAATTACATTCCCTAATCCCTCCTAGACTTTCTTCAGCTGATGAATGCCATGCTTCTGTCGCAAATGCAGTTTCAGATCGTAGCGCCACGAGCAGCTAAAGTTGCAGAATTCGCAATGGAACTGGACGCTGGGCGGTTTCTTGCTCGCTGAATTgatgctactgctgctgctgcttctgttgtTCGTGGCGTTCGTATTGCTGTTGCCACTCgcattgctgttgttgcctgTGCTATGACTGTGGTTGCGCTGcggtttgctgctgctggtgcttcGTATGCTGGTGTTCAGCAGATTGGCCAACTGAAAGGATGCGGCTGCCGCTGACATGTGACAGCCGGTGCAGTTGCTGGCGCTGCCAtgcagttgctgctggtgctgattCTGGCTAACCGCCGCCGGCTGCAAGTGATTGACAATGTGCTCCGCTTGACCCGAGTTGCCGCATTTGTACATTCTGCGTATCGTTACTTCGGGCTCACAAACCTCACTGCTATTGCTGTTACTgatttgatgatgatgatgatgctgctgctggttgagGTGATTctgttgctcctcctccatAGCCGGCTTCTTGCTGGCCGCATTGGCCGCTGCTATAACTGCCGTGGCATAATTACAGTAAAGCGTCCTTAAATCTGTAAGAATTGTGAttgggtttgtttttatgtcTAGGATTTTGGCTAAGACTGATTTAAACGATTATTTCTTAACAGAGATAGAGTGAGTACAGAGTACAGAGTCGGAGGTTGAGTAGAGAAATAGAGATGGTGTGTGGTGTGAGCGTGTGTTGTGTAGTGTTGGTTCTGTCTGGGGGGCAGTTTTAAAATTCATgtttggttttcatttttacagtgtattgttgttgttgttggcttaaGGTTATGTATATTCTGTATTATGCAATATAGGATATATTGTGGATTAGCATAAGAACCGACCCCGCCATTACATAAGGATAATACACATCTCTCGCCTCGCCTCAAAGTTAAAACTTAagttaaacttaaatttaaacaaacacaaaagagatatgtaaaaaaaaactttggcACCGAAAACAAagtatgtaaatatatgtttgtttcgcatattaaattaaatgttatttacCAAAATTAATCAAgtaatcaattaaattaattttgaaattccGTGTTTCATATCATgcattaaattgaaaaacgcattggtttgttgtttttgtttgtaaaaaatgttgcattttatttttagtttttatagcttttcttctttctcgttctcttttcttcttcttttttaattttatacaaaatatataaatatacttgtttattattattattattagattAGTTGTCAACTGTTTTTGATTTAGCGCtggaaaaagaaatatatattcatatatatcgCATATAATAcgaattagaaaatatatataaataaatgcaggacAAGAAAATGGCTAGTGTGGCCACTCTTTGGTTAATTTGATTAGTGGAGATATCTCTGGATAGGATTTAGCGTTGCGCGTCTTTTACTCAAAGCGGAGGTAGAGGAGAAGGACCCAAAACCTACAATCCCTCTCCCTTCAGGAGCTCtgcggaggaggaggtggtagAGTTGGAGGAGCCGCCGCTGGCCaccactgccgccgccgctgccaccTGCTGTAACGCCTGCTGCAGCAGAGCATGACGATAATAACTGGAGGTCCTGCTCTCCTCCACTTGGTGCTGCTGAAGGTGAGGATAGTCTACGGCTTCGTcttcgtcatcatcatcgacTAGAAAGGCATGTGGCTGCTGATCCTcatctcctgctgctgcatcgTCCAGCATATCCACCAGATCCACAATTTCCGGCTTTTGCTCGCCCTCTGCCGTCTGATTATCTTCTCCGGCCGATGAGGCTGCCGCTGCGGCAGCTCTCTGCTGGCGCTTAAAGAGCGATCGCATCGCAATCTCTGGATGCTTCTTGCGCACATGCTGGCGCAGGTGATCCGCTCGCTTGGTGCGATGGCCACACACAGAGCATACCATGCTCTTGCCCTTGCCACATTCCTGTCGCAGGTGGCGACGCAAGGTGCCGTGTCTGCGGTACGTCCTATAGCACTGCGGACAGGTGAAACTCTCCTCTTGGCCAAGGCCTGCTCCTCCTACTCCTACGCCCACTCCGACCACTCCCCCATTACCGCCGGCTAAGAGTCCATGAAAATGATCAAATTGTGGGGCCTGAAAGTGATGcaatcccgatcccgatccccgAGGAAAGTCATCACTGCTGCCATCCACTAGCTCCTGcttggtgctgttgctgccgccaTTGAGGACATGATTCGGTGGTTGTTGACTGGATGAGGAGTCGTCTATCAGCTGATGCAGGcctgaaatttgtttttgttctttgttttgatatttcatatattttctcGGATCTCGAATTCAAGTTTTCTATCAAGTtgtctttgttgttgttctcaAAAACGTTAAAAGTTAAACGTTAATCATgcttttaatacaaatttaattcttgttattttttgtttcttatgtttagtcgttttttttaatttgtcaagGCAAAAACAAGCAATATGTTATTAATTCTTTGTTGGGTTTCTCTCAAAAATGCCAGATATTAGTCTTAAAAAGCATTAGATAttcgtttgtttttgtggtaaaattaataaattaatttcttggtttaattgtcttttcttcatcaaacaaaaacaaatttcaaacaggcataaaaaattgcacagaACAGCAAATGCAAAAAAGTTCAAGGAGCGGGTTTGGTTAAGGATTACTCGTAAGAGGGAAAACTAGTCATAGGAGAGAGAGCAGGGATTGGATAAAGAAGACAGAGGAGTTGTCAGCTTTGTGATTTATGCAAAGGATATATAGAATAGAGAGTAATGGGCAGGATGTGTCTtgtggatgtgtgtgtgtgtgtgtgtgtgtttatttaatttgtaatctGTTTTTATCGAGCAGTCAAAAACATATACAGATATATCCTGGCTTTATATGATGGTTGATTGATTTGGGACTAAATCCTTCACTCGAAATCAAAGAGGCAACACTTATCTCCGAGGATAGAATAGGATTGGACAATGTAcatctatatttatataattagtAGATCCCCACACGAGTTGGCGTTTTCTTAATCTTCTTTAATGGCTCATCTGTGGACTGATTAGTCTCTCTAAAACAAATACTTCGTGGTAATGTGCTTCTTGCGATGGCGATTCAGCGAGTCCTTGCGCTTGAATCCGGCATCGCACAGCTCGCATCGAAAGTTCTCCAACATTCCGCACTCAAACTCCAAGTGCCTCTTCAACGCCGATATCCTCGTATACGCATTCGGACACTGCGGACACTGCACCTTGCCATCCTCCCGCATATTCGCGTTCCTCGCCAGACTCGCTGCCGAACTGCTCTGTTCGGACGGCGGCGGCATTATGTTCTTCTTTACTATGTCAGTTCCACTAGTGGCCTTCTTACGTGATCGCAGCTTTCCGCGACGCGATTCAACAGCGGCGTCAGAGGTCGGCGGACTTTCAGTTTCATAGTAAAACATTTGATTCAAGCTCAACTCGAGCAGACCTGCAATTAAAGGTTTGAGCAAAAGAGCAGGATAGAGAATCGCACATAGGAGGGAGAGGAAAAAAGTTTTAGAACCAAACGAGCGAGCAACCGACACGACAAAAGCTTTACATTTCAAACAGTATCTTTGCCAACCAAGCATACACAACTCCCTAACTTCAAACCCAACCtcaaatatgttttatttcaCATTATATCTGCCAAATAGGAGCTCTACAACAACAAACCACTCTTTAGTCTTTCTCAAGTTTGGTTTTTGTCAACCTTTTTGATAAATCTACTACTAACCAACGATGCAACGTTATGTTTTTGTTCCCTAGAGAAGAAGAACTGTTCTGGGAGATGTGTGAAACtcatcttttaaaaatttagagttatttatgtttttttagatCTTTGAAGCGTTAAGAACTTTAGGACCTTTCTTCTCCACAACGACtcctttgaatttaaattcataaaacaattaataaatattttcataaatatggAATGTAAAATCTATAGATCCAATACTTTAAGGAGTCCTCGACTAGAAAACTATTTCTTTACaagttaaaacaaattttaaatgtagGTAATAGGTGTATGTATATCAATTCTAAGATAACAACTTTCGTATTCTCATGTAAGTATCAGCTATAGTCCTTTAaatgatattatttaaaattaaaatattcaatgaTATATTAACCAAGTACTGTTTAAATATGGACTCGACTGTTCGTTCTTCCCACTAGGTATACCATCCTTTCACAGCTCCTCCGACTGGTAAACTCCATAGCTCCTCCACTTGAATTCACTCGATTGAAAGGAATCACagttaaatatattctaatcCCAAATTTATTGTAGCTTTCATGTTGCATGTGTAATGATAATACCGATGATGATAAATAGTatgtaaattaaaagttttacaTCAATTACACTTATTTCCtatcctccttctccttgtctCTTCTCTTATCGATCTTAACTAATCCCGCTTGTGGAACGCCTTTGTGGACATAGTAGTAGTGATCTTGTAGCTTGAAATTATAGTGAAAGCCACGACCGCACATGCCGCACACGTACTTCTTCGGCTGATTGCACTCTTTGCGCATGTGACGCGTCAAAGTGCCCAAAACCTGATAGCGACGACCGCAAGTCTGGCACACATAAGGAGCACTCGCTGTCGCATCCGCCGATTTTGGAGACTTTGATGAGGATGCAGAGGCGGATGTAGAGGCACGGGGCTGGGCGTCACAACCATCTCCTCCACCGCTGCTACTGGTGTGTCTAGAGAAAAGCGGAGATCATCAGGGATCTGGGCATGGAAGAGGACACAAACTGATTGCCAAGCCAAGTTACCTGTGCGATGATGAGGTGCTGGTGGATTTGCACTTTCGCCTGGATATCGTGGCAGCACTCGAAGCGGACGCAATGGAAATGTTGGCCCTTTTTCCGGCCAACCGCTGGGAGCCACCGCGAACCGACGTGATTCGGGGCACAACCATTGCGTCTGCCCAACCATAGACACCAATATAGATTTAAAACCGAAGGAAATGGGGCGGAAAAGAAGAGTAGTGTAAGAAGAGATTGAGGCACAAGCAAATAAAAAGAGGCTTCGATATAAGAAAGTCACAAAtgaaataacaaaacaaagctTTTGGGTTCctatataatttcaaaaacCGCAAACATTTATCAATCACTTTAAGAAATTGTTCAGATTTCAAAGAACTATTTTGATAAATCCAGAAATCCTCAAAGGCATCAATACAAGACAACAATTGACACATTATTTTCCGTGgttattatcttttttttcaatttgttcaATTTTCACAAAAGGTTTAAAAACCCTGCAAGGACTATCAAATTACAAGACAACAAGAAAAAGTACataataaacatcaaaatatTCATGtttcaaagtttaaaaatccACAGGTTATTCATAAGTATCTGTACATATAAAAacgaataaatatttttcaacctTTTTTCTTATGTCtcgtaaaattaaaaaaaattatacatttatgCAAGTTGAAAGGAGGAGAGAGAAAAGCTATTTCCGCAAAGAGACCCAGAAAGAGAGAAAACTAAACCAATATACAACTACAAATTACGGATAATTGTTGCATATAAACTACATTCAAGGATCTTAAAATTTTACTCAAAGGACACTCACACACATTAATTAATACCCATACAGATACAGaataacaaatatatgtatatattaaggACTGCCAGTCAACATCATCTTAACAGCCTGTGGCTATGGCGTGTTTGAAATCACAAAAGCTTTGACACATTGCACAAAAATAACGCAAAAAGAGGGGAAAAAGTATCTTTTACTGTCTGTTCTGTGCGAGTGTGTTTGTGAATTTCTGCGTATCTGTGAGTACAAGTGCTTTTTGTGAGCAAATTCAACTGTGAATTGGGTCAAGGCCATGCAAACAGCTTTCAACTAGGTCAAGAAAAGTTTAATATTCACAAATAAATTCTAGAGGAATATTCCAAATCAgactttttattttgttttatattcatCTACACACAGAAGTATAGATTGGCTTTATAAGTTCTCCTAGCAATTCGGTGACTAATAAGGACCTTATCTATAATTATGTGCTGAATAGCGAGAAACGGCCAACATTAATTCATTCaagatttttcctttttgtcaACATGAAAAGAACAAATCGATTATTTAGCTCGCTAAACCTAAACCAAGATTGCAGCtgcattattttaaaaactcaaGTGCAATACAATGTGAAATGTAGATTCATTTAAGATCAAAACGTCACCTATCTATAATCAATAAAACGAATCCAAAAGCAAACGCAAATTAAAGTGGTTTTTCAAGCTACTTTCGAGGATTGTCCACCAATTATTTTAGACGTAGAAATTCCCATTCGAAAATTCAAAAACCTGATTCTTTTTATGCCAAGAAGCAACGACGACAGCATCAGTATCATTATCGTCATCACCTCCACTGACTTTTTACACGGATGCAGGCAGTTCGAAATAATATTTGGAGAATAGCACACAAATGAGAAGAAAAACATCATCGGGGAGAGCAGAGACAAACGAGATACACATTCACAGAGATATGAACATTAATATTATTGCTTCATTCTACGCGCCACATCACCTCCTCCTCACAGCTCTTCCGTCTCTGTTCATCATCGAGTGAACAATGCTGattaaaagagaaaaagcAACTCGCAATCTCACACATAGAAACAACACATTATTATTTAGCCGACCTTGAACTTGAACGAACGACTGCCTCTCGGGcattgttttttatgtttatttttgttgccgtTTGTTGCTATTGTTTTTGCTGATTAACAATTAACACAACGGGCATAGAAAGCGGATAAGCGAGAAAAGGAGAGGGTGCCAAAGTGCCGAGCGGATAGCTCAACGACAGTTTCATggatattaaaatataaagactttttttttatagctcACCTGGCTAacgagcaaaacaaaaatgccCTTCATGAATTAATTGGTCAAACAAGATTGTTGTAGAAAATGTTCAAACGAAGGGGAAAGAGAACAAGTCTTTGTAGCTTTTCAGAAATTAACTACTcggctatttttaaattgaacttCAAAATCTTCAGTAAGATAATCTTACTGCTCCTTTGTGGCAGTTCCCTAGATCTTCTTCAACGAGACAAACTCAAAAGCCAGATGGAAACAACGCAACAACATTCTTTCAGAATAAAGTAATCCCTAGGCTTTCAAAAAATCCTAAACATACAATTTTTTGATCActctaaaaataatactttacATTATGTTGTTTCTTATTCTAAAGATTACTTAAGACTTTTGTGAACCGAAAACCTatgaaaaaactaattttgaacAAATCCCTATATCAACATGGTATAAATCATATGCTTTTTGAATCAgattttttgataattaacCAAAAGGAGTAATAATTCACAGAAATCTCAAGAAgcttttaacaaaattatgaaGGGAAGAAACTTTATAAACAAGTAACGTAGTGTATTCTATTTGCACATTGTCAGTTTtcacaaatatgtatatatattaatcgTTCGAGAATGCAGTTTTTCGTTGGTGTATTTTTGGATGTagttttaaatgtttgtttggCACCGACGACGCTTCAAGCAATTTCGAGAAACAAAACGCCAAacgcaattaaattaaaaattcaagtaaagtatataaacaatgtaaatttaaaacgtACACACTTAGAATTAAATCGAAGGAATAAGATTGTAGAAAACGGCGAAAAGAATAACACTTATAGCTTACCCATTGTTCAGCGCCATTCAAACTCTTTTTCGGGAGAAAGAGAGCAGCAAAGGGCGCGCCCTTCATCCTTTTTCAAGATTTCACAAGCTTTTTTGCTTGATTGATCACATTACCTGGTAAGTTGCTGAAATTTATTGTTCAAGGAATGAGAGATGATTTTGGGAATTTTGTTTAGGATTTTGGGATAAGGATTGGGGAAACGGGGTGGTGTTCTTTTGGAGCGCAACataaagaaaacttaaaaaatacaaaatttacttCATTTTGTATGGCACTCCGCCCAACCGATACCGTCGAGCGAAGCATACTCACCTGAGGATCGGGATTCGTGGGATGTGTCCAGCAGGCGGCGTCATATCGTCGGAATGCCCAAAGCTGCGATCGTACCTCGCCATCCTTACGGATTGGCTACATGCTTTGTTTTCGTGGCAACGACGACTCCAGCGATGAACCTCTAAGACGATGCCTCCTCCATGCTGTTACCCGTTTCTCCTCAGACATCACTTtggtttttgttaaaaaatcaCTTGGCACTTGACTTGTTTACAGTTTAGATTTTTAGTTGTTACTTTCAACAATTTCGAATGTCTTTAACGTTTAAAGACTTTACGCGGAAAAGCCCGAATTTCGTAATTTCAAACGGTAATCTTACAAACTAACTTTAAAACTatcaacaaatataaaaataaaaaataaacaaagaaaaaagtCCCGTCAAccaaaataaagcaaaatatatatatgtgtatatatagagagatagtactaaaatacaatttaaaactgCATGCGTATTTCTCGTaatcatatataatataaatataatgtgtaaaataaaacaaaaacaactatgtatacaaaataaacattaGCACGCGCTGAGAGTTctaaaaacagattttttgaCAATCAAAATGGAACAGAAATGACTATCAATGGGtgtgaaaaatatgaaattgtATGGTATggtttgtatgtgtgtgtgtgtgttgtgtgtgtgtgtgtggtgggaGATGCTTTTTTGAAATATGCAAACACAAAGTTTAAGTTAAATCCCGTTACTGTTTAAATTGCTAGAAGTCAACTTTTGGCGCAACTGTACTGAGAGCTTTCATTTTAAGAGAAGGGGGTTGTGGGTAATACTTGTTGTGGTTCTTGCCAGAGCCCTgccaacaaacacacacactcaatgGAGACACGTACACAAACAGCAGCTTAGAGAGAGCAAGAGCAATAGCAAGAGAAAGCAAGTGAAGGGGAGAGAGATCAACACAAACACTCGCACACATATTTGGGAATACACGCACAGAAAAGAATTTGTTTAATACGTACacttttataaaaactaacttaaATGATAAGGCATTCTATCATTTcgttgtttctttttaaatactaTTATTATTCCTATTATACATCCTAGTTTAAAGCTGCAGTGTATGTTTGTGTATGTGATTgtgtatgaaaatatatatttttgaatttttatgaaTGATGAATGCATTTTTCTTCGCTCTGCAGCTAACGGCTTTTGttggaaagagagagagggccAGAGAGTAGAGACAGTGGGCAGGGGGATAAGAGACAGAGATAGACagtaagggaaaatgtttTCAGGAATgcttttttaaaacatttacagagtaaataaagcaaataaaattgttaattcAAACACCAAttgtaaaacaacaacaaatgatCATACATATAGaatcatacatatatatattcaataatAATGGTAAAATGAGGGAATGTTACGGGGTTTTTGTTGTGGGTGATTTTGTGGTTTTTAtatagcaaatatatatatgtgttaTGTttttgtgtgagtgagtggTATAAAGTGTTTCTCATTTTGtgtgttaaaaaattaataagtataataagtatatgtacaaaaaaaaagattactAGGAGTTATACGAATTAAACAAGTGTGtgtcataattaaaaaatgattagtcttgattttaaaaaatcatgtTAAGTAAAGAaagattttttcttttaagtaAATACTTTTCAACTTGCACAAATTATTCTTGTTTCGGGTTAATTattcttctgtttttttttctctgtcggagttgttataaaaaaaagagagaagaaAACACTGCTTCAAGTTTACCAGAAATCAGAGTCGTAAATTTCTCGCTCATCAACATTAATTTTGCAGTtctttcgttttgttttgttctttctttcttttcgcCAACTCTTGCTCACAAAGatcttgttatttttgtattgttttgtatttgtacTTTTTCTTGTTGCTTGCTTTTTTTCGTCTGATGCTATCttgttgaaaattatattCGAAAAAGGTCTctattaaatgattttttttttttcaacgtttAAGAGCTTTTTTCGGAGCACGacatttaaaatgtgaaaaaatcaagatgtatatatgtgtattttttttttcatggaAATAATGAAGTTGTGACCTTGGTATAACGTGGATTCATTCTTAatctgcatttgcatttgaaatTTAAGCTTGTCATGGTTGTTGTCGTGCTCGCTGAGTTCGAAAAACATCTCTTCTTCTCTGTCTAATAAACTTCTAAGCTAAGCTGTACTTTttgctttttcatttgttcGTAGTagctcatatatatatattgtatataatcGACTTTGGAGGCAACAAACACTCACCTTGGGGATCCCGTTGCTGCGCATCCTGTGCCATTAGTCCAAGTTCATCCTGAGATCTGTCGTGCTGCCATGCATATGCTATTTTGAAAGGAAGAAGTAATATTAGTTTCGGCCACTTTAAAAAGGCTCCGCAGGCATATGCAATACTCACTTTGACTAGATCCTTCACCACCCTGGCTGGTGCCGGCCGTCTGGTCCAGCTCTTCCATTGTCATGTCCTCCTCGTCCAATGTCAAATCCTCTACGTTCTCATCGTGCGCATCATCGTCGTATTCGGCTTTGGGTTCAATCACCATCTCAGAGCCCACCGACGACACGCTGTTGTCTTTGATCTTCTGTTGTTTATGATTTGACGACGATTTGTCCACAACGCTGGCCAACTGCTTGACCACAACTCCGGTATGAACGGCTGcagaggcggaggcggaggcagGATTGGGACCACTGATGGCACTTGCACCGCCAACGGCGCTTGCTTCATCCATGTCCTCGTCATCACCTTCGACGCCGCCTTGGGCGCCGCCTTGGCTCTGGGCTTGTACATTCTCGGTATTAATGGCATCGCTTGTGGTCTGCGCCTGTTGGGCCTGCTGTTGTTGGGCGGACACTGACGCAGCTGTTCCGCTCGCAGGTGCGGCTGTCGAGGATGTTAGTTTAGCGCTTTCAGTCTTTTTGGTAACGTTGGTGCTGGTCaatggctgctgttgctggttcGACGCTTGGCTGCTGGTTCCGGCTGCCGATCCACTCGACAGCTGGGTGCTGACCAAAGCGGAGACCGCGAGCCCAGCGCCCGTCTGTTGGAGGATTGACTGATTCGAGGCGACGGCTTGTAACACGGACGAGTTGGAGTTGTCGTGGGCATCTGCAAAagaaaaattgagaaaatccattaattaatttgaaatttattcaaattatcCAAGACATAAGTTCTTGGCcgtactttatttattaaaaatcaaaaacactAACCATTTTCCATGCTGCGACGTCTGACTTTCCGGCGACGACGCGAAGGACTCGAAGAGCCCTCGCGTGAACCCGACACATCACCAGACGCATCCATCGCACCGCCGGTGGCCAGGCGGGCGCGCTTTGTCTGCTCTAGTGTGTAGGCGCCACTAAGCTTGCCgcgatgatgctgctgttgctgtgtgGACTCCGGCTTGGGTGCCGATCCACCGCCAGTGCGATTGTCAGACAGACCCTTGATCTGCAGCGACTCTGCGGCCTTGAGCAAAGCGGCCAGCTGATCCTGCGAGATATTGACCTCGCCGCGGTACATGTAGTCCATCATGGCACGCAGCTCCTGGTACTTGACATCCTTGAGTATGAAGATGGGATGCTTGTCGTACTGTTCTTGAAGTAAGGTCTGCAATGAAAAGGATTTTTGAGCATTATAGAGGGCACAATTGCAGGGGTTTTACGCTAGAAATACTCACAGCAAAGTAAGGACTGCATGCTGACAGCACCACCTTGTGGGCCTTGAGAAATTTGCCCTCGGCGGCTAGCGTGCAATCGACTAGAGTCTCGTTCTCCAGCAACGTGTCGAACACGCTGATCAGAGTGCTCTGGTGGTTGTTCCACCGCAGGCAGAACTGCTGATCGTCATCCATTTTGGGGGCTTGGATCCGGGGTGGTTATTTAGGGGGGAAATGGGTGGGCCCACGTCCTTGACGTGGCTCGTTGTGCTCCCTCTCTCTGGTTAAGGGTTTTTTTCGCCACTCGCTTGCTGATTTTTACAATTTGCAACTTAGGGGAGAACAATGGGGGTATACAAAAACTTCTGCCTCTTATTCTTCTTTCCGGTTGTGTGTGTCAGCAGTTATGCTGTAAAGAGAGTGAcgaaacataaaataaaattagttacGTTTTAACGAGAAAAAACTCTGAATAATTCACATTATA
It contains:
- the lola gene encoding longitudinals lacking protein, isoforms H/M/V isoform X21, whose product is MDDDQQFCLRWNNHQSTLISVFDTLLENETLVDCTLAAEGKFLKAHKVVLSACSPYFATLLQEQYDKHPIFILKDVKYQELRAMMDYMYRGEVNISQDQLAALLKAAESLQIKGLSDNRTGGGSAPKPESTQQQQHHRGKLSGAYTLEQTKRARLATGGAMDASGDVSGSREGSSSPSRRRRKVRRRSMENDAHDNSNSSVLQAVASNQSILQQTGAGLAVSALVSTQLSSGSAAGTSSQASNQQQQPLTSTNVTKKTESAKLTSSTAAPASGTAASVSAQQQQAQQAQTTSDAINTENVQAQSQGGAQGGVEGDDEDMDEASAVGGASAISGPNPASASASAAVHTGVVVKQLASVVDKSSSNHKQQKIKDNSVSSVGSEMVIEPKAEYDDDAHDENVEDLTLDEEDMTMEELDQTAGTSQGGEGSSQTYAWQHDRSQDELGLMAQDAQQRDPQDMFYKPKTVVVVLPHLLHLPTTTTPISTTYYPHTTICDDRTVPS
- the lola gene encoding longitudinals lacking protein, isoforms H/M/V isoform X17, whose product is MDDDQQFCLRWNNHQSTLISVFDTLLENETLVDCTLAAEGKFLKAHKVVLSACSPYFATLLQEQYDKHPIFILKDVKYQELRAMMDYMYRGEVNISQDQLAALLKAAESLQIKGLSDNRTGGGSAPKPESTQQQQHHRGKLSGAYTLEQTKRARLATGGAMDASGDVSGSREGSSSPSRRRRKVRRRSMENDAHDNSNSSVLQAVASNQSILQQTGAGLAVSALVSTQLSSGSAAGTSSQASNQQQQPLTSTNVTKKTESAKLTSSTAAPASGTAASVSAQQQQAQQAQTTSDAINTENVQAQSQGGAQGGVEGDDEDMDEASAVGGASAISGPNPASASASAAVHTGVVVKQLASVVDKSSSNHKQQKIKDNSVSSVGSEMVIEPKAEYDDDAHDENVEDLTLDEEDMTMEELDQTAGTSQGGEGSSQTYAWQHDRSQDELGLMAQDAQQRDPQENAWTLAVKSVTSLNNVSRPSSSSHICPRCDKAYTYKKNLSRHLRYECGHLPTEKCRHCSYVARYKHSLNMHLKTQHPEHSSGSSLAPRGLFDSKSVVP
- the lola gene encoding longitudinals lacking protein, isoforms H/M/V isoform X12; this translates as MDDDQQFCLRWNNHQSTLISVFDTLLENETLVDCTLAAEGKFLKAHKVVLSACSPYFATLLQEQYDKHPIFILKDVKYQELRAMMDYMYRGEVNISQDQLAALLKAAESLQIKGLSDNRTGGGSAPKPESTQQQQHHRGKLSGAYTLEQTKRARLATGGAMDASGDVSGSREGSSSPSRRRRKVRRRSMENDAHDNSNSSVLQAVASNQSILQQTGAGLAVSALVSTQLSSGSAAGTSSQASNQQQQPLTSTNVTKKTESAKLTSSTAAPASGTAASVSAQQQQAQQAQTTSDAINTENVQAQSQGGAQGGVEGDDEDMDEASAVGGASAISGPNPASASASAAVHTGVVVKQLASVVDKSSSNHKQQKIKDNSVSSVGSEMVIEPKAEYDDDAHDENVEDLTLDEEDMTMEELDQTAGTSQGGEGSSQTYAWQHDRSQDELGLMAQDAQQRDPQAPSSYASNSSQTPPPTGTSASSAHSLIRDYWYELKFSDLFKFINPDGRYQCPRFNCLKSYKDASSLQRHIRERLDPSREIGHFPEQCLQAEQQLSHLSALRQGLHLQKEPLPALALRVRPPAHREVSPLFLCGTLQAQPEHAPQDAASRAFLGILASTSRLV
- the lola gene encoding longitudinals lacking protein, isoforms H/M/V isoform X16, yielding MDDDQQFCLRWNNHQSTLISVFDTLLENETLVDCTLAAEGKFLKAHKVVLSACSPYFATLLQEQYDKHPIFILKDVKYQELRAMMDYMYRGEVNISQDQLAALLKAAESLQIKGLSDNRTGGGSAPKPESTQQQQHHRGKLSGAYTLEQTKRARLATGGAMDASGDVSGSREGSSSPSRRRRKVRRRSMENDAHDNSNSSVLQAVASNQSILQQTGAGLAVSALVSTQLSSGSAAGTSSQASNQQQQPLTSTNVTKKTESAKLTSSTAAPASGTAASVSAQQQQAQQAQTTSDAINTENVQAQSQGGAQGGVEGDDEDMDEASAVGGASAISGPNPASASASAAVHTGVVVKQLASVVDKSSSNHKQQKIKDNSVSSVGSEMVIEPKAEYDDDAHDENVEDLTLDEEDMTMEELDQTAGTSQGGEGSSQTYAWQHDRSQDELGLMAQDAQQRDPQAPSSYASNSSQTPPPTGTSASSAHSLIRDYWYELKFSDLFKFINPDGRYQCPRFNCLKSYKDASSLQRHIRYECGGQKKFRCLMCGKAFSQSSHLKRHLESGVCVKYYL